ATCGCTCCGGGGACGATCTGGCCCGTATTTCTTCCAGCCAGCCGCCCGCTGACCCAGCAGGAACCTCAGGCAGACGGTGTGGCCAAGGCGAGGACCGTGGCGGTGGGGAGTTTGGCCAGGTCGGCGCCGTCGACGACGAGTTTGGAGGCTCGGATGCCGCTGCCGATGACGACCAGGCCCGCGGCGGCGACCGACTCGTCGACCAGGACGGGCCAGGCGGTGGGGAGGCCGATCGGGGTGATGCCGCCGTACTCCATGGCGGTGGAGGTGACGGCGTCGTCCTGTGCGGCGAAGGAGATCTTGCGGACGCCGAGGTGCTTGCGGATCACGCCGTTCACGTCGGCACGGTCGGTGGCCAGGACCATCACCGCCGCGTACGTCGACTCGCCGGCTCGCTTGCCGTGCACGATCACGCAGTTCGCCGACGCCGCCATCGGTACGTCGTACTCGGCGCAGAACGCGGCGGTGTCAGCCAGTGAAGGGTCGATCGCGACCGCCCACGCGGGCAGGTCACCCAGTGCGGCACGCACCGGATCGGCCAGCAGTTCCGGTACGTCGGCCGCCGCCTGCCACTCGAGTTTGCCGAGCTCGGGAGCCGCCACTACGACGCCACCCCTTCCAGCAGGTCGGCGTACTCGGGGTGCTTCTCGAAGTACTGGATGTAGTACGGGCACGCCGGCCGCACCTTGATCCCCGCCGCGCGGGCGTCCTCCAGCGACTGCCGCGCGACCTTCCCGGCCACGCCGCGGCCCTGGAACTCCGGCATCGTCTCGGTGTGCAGGAAGGTGATGTGGTCGCTGGTCCGGCGGTAGGTGGCGATTCCCATCAGCGCGCCGGAGGCGTCGCGTGCCTCGTACCGGTGGTGCTCGGGGGCATCTGCGACGGTCACGTCGTCGTTGTCCATGACCGCCACTGTAGTCAGCCCGCCCGGCCCCGGCAGCGCGGTGCCCACGAGCCGAAACCCATTGGCGACGGATGAAAACGCGCCGCCGGGGTACCCGCTCCTACGGACCACTTCGGACCGGCCGGCGGAGAGAGGCGGCGTATGAGTGAGCACGCGTTGGAGGGCAAGGCGATACCGAGCCTGGTGCCCGCCCGGATGGACCGCCTGCCGTGGACCCGCTTCCACTGGATGATCGTCGTCGGCCTCGGCGTCTCCTGGATCCTGGACGGTCTGGAGATCCAGCTGGTCTCGCTGGTCGGCAACGTGCTGAAGGAAGGCGCGACCCTCGGGCTGACCACCGCCGAGGTCGGGCTGCTGGCCTCGATCTACCTCGCCGGTGAGGTCGTCGGCGCACTCTTCTTCGGCCGGCTCACCGACCGCTGGGGCCGCCGGAACCTGTTCATCATCACGCTCGTGGTCTACCTGGTCGCCTCCGGCGCGGCCGGGCTGAGCTGGGACTTCTGGTCGATCGCGTTCTGCCGGTTCGTCGCCGGGATGGGCATCGGCGGCGAGTACGCCGCGATCAACTCCGCGATCGACGAGCTGATCCCCTCGAAGTATCGCGGCCGCGTCGACATCGGCGTCAACGGCACCTACTGGGGCGGCGCGCTGATCGGCTCCGCGGTCGGTCTGGTCTTCCTCAACGACGACATCGTGCCGATCGAGTGGGGCTGGCGGCTGTGCTTCCTGATCGGGCCGGTGATGGGCCTGATGATCATCTACCTGCGCCGCCACATCCCGGAGAGCCCGCGCTGGCTGATGACCCACGGCAAGGTCGAGGAGGCCGAGCGGACCGTCGACAGGATCGAGGAGACCGTACGGCGCCAGGGCGGCGAGCTGCGCGAGGTGACCGACGACGAGGCGATCAACGTCGTCGACTACCCGCCGGTAAGGTACCGCGAGATCGCGCGGGTGATGCTGCGCGACTACCGCAGCCGGTCGTTCCTCGGCTTCTCGATGATGGTCACCCAGGCGTTCCTCTACAACGCGATCTTCTTCACCTACGCGCTGGTGCTGAAGGCGTACTTCGGCCTGAACGACTCCAGCATCGCGCTGTACTTCTTCCCGTTCGCGATCGGCAACCTGGCCGGCCCGCTGCTGCTCGGCCACCTGTTCGACACGATCGGCCGGCGCAAGATGATCCTGGCGACGTACTCGATCTCGGCGGTGGTGCTGTTCGTCACCGCGCTGCTGTTCAACGCGGGATCGCTGAACGCGATGTCGCTGACCGCCCTGTGGTGCGTGGTGTTCTTCTTCGCCTCGGCGGGCGCGTCGTCGGCGTACCTGACGGTGAGCGAGATCTTCCCGATCGAGCTGCGCGGCCAGGCGATCTCGTTCTTCTTCGCGATCTCGCAGCTCACCGGTGGAGTAGTGGCGCCGTTCCTGTTCGCGTCGCTGATCGGTGAGGGCGACAACCCGGCACGCGGTCCGTTGACGGTCGGCTACATCATCGGCGCCGCGGTGATGCTGATCGGTGGCCTGATCGCCTGGTTCTTCGGCGTCGACGCCGAGGGTCAGTCGCTGGAGAACGTCGCGACGCCGCTGTCGGCCCGCGAACGCGCGTCGTCGACCCGTTTCCAGGGCACGACCCCGCGCCTGCCGAGCGCGGAGGCCCAGGGCCGGGGGATCACCCCGATCGTCCCGAACGGTGGCGACGAGGAGGACCGCCCGAAGGACACCT
The Kribbella italica DNA segment above includes these coding regions:
- a CDS encoding GNAT family N-acetyltransferase, yielding MDNDDVTVADAPEHHRYEARDASGALMGIATYRRTSDHITFLHTETMPEFQGRGVAGKVARQSLEDARAAGIKVRPACPYYIQYFEKHPEYADLLEGVAS
- a CDS encoding YbaK/EbsC family protein; translation: MAAPELGKLEWQAAADVPELLADPVRAALGDLPAWAVAIDPSLADTAAFCAEYDVPMAASANCVIVHGKRAGESTYAAVMVLATDRADVNGVIRKHLGVRKISFAAQDDAVTSTAMEYGGITPIGLPTAWPVLVDESVAAAGLVVIGSGIRASKLVVDGADLAKLPTATVLALATPSA
- a CDS encoding MFS transporter produces the protein MSEHALEGKAIPSLVPARMDRLPWTRFHWMIVVGLGVSWILDGLEIQLVSLVGNVLKEGATLGLTTAEVGLLASIYLAGEVVGALFFGRLTDRWGRRNLFIITLVVYLVASGAAGLSWDFWSIAFCRFVAGMGIGGEYAAINSAIDELIPSKYRGRVDIGVNGTYWGGALIGSAVGLVFLNDDIVPIEWGWRLCFLIGPVMGLMIIYLRRHIPESPRWLMTHGKVEEAERTVDRIEETVRRQGGELREVTDDEAINVVDYPPVRYREIARVMLRDYRSRSFLGFSMMVTQAFLYNAIFFTYALVLKAYFGLNDSSIALYFFPFAIGNLAGPLLLGHLFDTIGRRKMILATYSISAVVLFVTALLFNAGSLNAMSLTALWCVVFFFASAGASSAYLTVSEIFPIELRGQAISFFFAISQLTGGVVAPFLFASLIGEGDNPARGPLTVGYIIGAAVMLIGGLIAWFFGVDAEGQSLENVATPLSARERASSTRFQGTTPRLPSAEAQGRGITPIVPNGGDEEDRPKDT